Part of the Brassica oleracea var. oleracea cultivar TO1000 chromosome C8, BOL, whole genome shotgun sequence genome is shown below.
CGGGTGATTCCAGTTCCAGTTTGTATCATATATGCATATACACTTTAAATTTTCAGATGTTACTTCATCACGGTCTATGCCACTATTTTTGCTAAAACAATGTAGAATCGCCAATATTTCCATTAGGTGATCTTAAAACAATGTAGAAAACAATTTATATTGGCTAATATTTTTGCTAAAACAATAAGAATCGCACTAGCCCCCACAAAGAAATACTATTACCAGAGTTAATCATATAAATCAGAGGTCCACAGCGCTAGCCAACCTATAAAACTCATGTTATTTTCACCAATGCACTTGCTCAACCAAAATCGCACTATATTATATACAGTAGACAACCACGATAGATAAAATAATAAAGTCCACCTAAAAAAACTCAAAATAATTCAAAGAGCATGATTTTCATTTTCAATCGTCCATCCATCGATTTAACTTTACACAAACAAGCCAACTACAACATCAAGTTCCAAACCAACCCCTACCATTAGATTTACATATTAACAATCATATATTCGTAATGAAAAATATATATGTAACACATTCGGCCGATACCGGTCCTAGTATATTATATCCCAAACAACCACCACCAGTATAGTCAATGCTCAGAAAGGTACTGAGTGATAAGACAAAAACAATAAGATGCTCAGACTCCATAATGACAAAGATCAAAGCTCCACTAAACCATTTACTCTTTGAGTGTAGACATATTAAAGAAGTATCTTCATAAACAACTTATGGAAGAACAATATCAATGTTGAGAAGCTGCTTACCTCTAACAATGGATCAAAGAACACTTACTTTCAGTGATATGGCCAGTGAGGAGACCCCAAAGTACACACAATCAAAACCTATTTCTTTCTCTCTAATAAAATCAACCTCCGAATTTATTTGTTGAAATAGCAACACCACTATTAAAACGACGCCGTACATATTTGAGAAGGTCGTAAAATAAACTAACCCAAACAAACGGGTCAAACAAATAATAATTAAACTCTCTGGGGATGAAAACTCAAATATTGTTTTTTTTTCTTTCATATCCGTATAGCAAAACGTTTTCCTCCGGCTGCTTCTGCTTGCGTGTTCGTTCACAAAGGTCTGAAGAAATCCAGAACGAGCTTTGCTTTGCTCACAAGACTAGCAGTAATCAAAGCGATCTCCCCCTTTCTCTTTGATTCTTGTCTCACAAATCCATCTCAGTGTTGGGATCCATGGCTTCGGGAGCATCGGGTCGGGTCAACCCGGGATCGAAGGGCTTCGATTTCGGGTCCGATGATATCCTCTGCTCTTACGACGACTTCACCAACCACGACTCCTCTAATGGCTCCAACTCCGATCCCGCGATCGGTGCTTCCAACTCCAATAAGGTGAAAACACTGATTCTGCTCGATCGCCGAATTTTATTGATATTTGGGGATTCTAGGGTTTTGATTTTGTTCTGAATTTGAAGTAAGATGGTGCGTTTCTTAGGTTAAATCGAAACCTATCGACATGCCCTGTTGAGCCATGTATAGCTTTATAGTCATGCCCTCGAAGAAGTTTTCATTTACTTGATTATGATACTGATGTTGTAGGAATTTCACAAGACCAGGATGGCGAGGTCTTCGGTTTTTCCGACAGGCTCTTACGCTCCACCAGAGGAGTCTTTGAGGGAAGAGCTTACTGCCACTGTTGAGCGAAGCATGAAGAAGTATTCAGACAACATGATGCGCTTTCTTGAAGGCTTAAGCTCACGTTTGTCCCAGTTAGAACTGTATTGCTACAACCTTGATAAGACTATTGGGGAAATGAGATCGGATTTGACTCGTCATAACGAGGTGGCTGATGTTAAGCTTAGGTCTTTGGATAAACATCTTCAAGAGGTGTGTTCTGCTATGTCCTTTTTTACTTTGTAAGAATTTATGATTCTGCAAATGGGTGTTATTGAGACGATTTGTATGTTTTGATGTAGGTGCATAGGTCAGTTCAAGTTCTCAGAGACAAACAAGAGCTAGCTGATACCCAGAAGGAGCTGGCGAGGCTTCAACTTGTGTCGAAAGATTCATCCTCCTCGTCTCATTCCCAACATGGCGAGGAGCGGGTCGCGACTCCTGTTCCAGAGCATAAGAAGAATGAGAACACCTCAGATGCACCCAACCTTCAGCTTGCACTTGCTTTACCTCACCAAATATCACCACAGCCACAGCAGCAGCAGCAGCAGTATTACATGCCTCCTGCAACACAGCTTCAAAACACACCTGCACCAGCGCCTGTTCCGCCTCCACCATCTCAACCTCAAGCACCACCAGCTCAGGCTCACTTCATGCCCCCACCTGCTGCTCCATCTCACCCAAGCTCGGCTCAAACTCAATCATTCCCGCAGTACCAGCAAAACTGGCCTCCGCAGCCACAGGCAAGGCCACAGTCTAGTGGAGCCTACCAACCATACACGCCTCCTGCACCACCAAGCAACCAATCTCCAGTAGAACCGTTGCCAAGCAGCATGCAGTCGCCGTACGGTGGGCCTCCTCAACAGTCGATGCAAGCTTACGGATACGGTGCACCACCAGCACAGGTTCCACAGCAGACAAAGATGTCTTATAGTCCCCAGACAGGCGATGGGTATCCACCCTCAGGGCCTCCTCCTCCCGGATACGCCAATACCATGTATGAAGGCGGGCGGATCATGCAATACCCACCATCTCAGCCGCATCAGCAGCAACAACAAGGCCATTACATGCAAGGTCCACCAGGTGGTGGGTACGCACCTCAGCAGCACCAGGCTGGTGGTGGTGGTAACACTGGGACACCATCTCCTGTCTTGAGATCAAAATACGGTGAGCTGATAGAGAAGCTAGTGAGCATGGGTTTCAGAGGAGACCACGTCATGACAGTGATACAGAGGATGGAGGAGAGTGGGCAAGCTATCGACTTCAACGCACTCCTTGACAGGTTGAGTGTGCAGTCCTCAGGAGGGCCTCCCAGAGGGTGGTGAGAAGCTACTCTCTACTTGTATGTTAGGGGTTTCACAATAAAAACTGCTTCCTCCCTTGTATACACTCGACGTTTCTTACGTTACTCTATAGGCCCTAGTTTTATTGGGCCCAATAGATTTAAGTTCTGTTGTGTATTCGTAATGTGACTCAATCTATGTGCCTATTTATTTGTGTGGTTTTACTTTCAACGTTCCTCTTGGGCCAAATTAGACCTGCAGTTATTACACAAACCTATCGAACCGAAAATATCGGTTTGAAGGTTTGGTTCAGTTTGCAACTAAAAAATGGTTTAAAATTGGGTTTCTAGTTTGGTTGGTTTGTTTTTTTCAAATATTTGTTTATCAAGCAGTATTAATTTTCATCACAATTTCAAACTAAACCGAACTAACTACAAAGCCAAAAACTTCAATACATTTTTTTTTTGAAATTGAACTAACTGAAAACCAAACCGTATAAAAAAATTCGGTTCACTTCAGTGAGATTTTGATTGACCCGAATTGACAGAATTCCAAAACTGACCGAACTAACCGAACCTGCATGCCTAGACTAAATCTTTGATCTTGAGTTGCTTTATATTGAATCGTTTTAAACTGAATCTTGTTTATAGAAAAAAATATATCTTTTGACTTTCCTTTTACGCTACAAAAACATATACAGTAAAGTATATAGGAAAAGAAATTAAAAAACATTATAAGAAAATATCATAAATGTCTCACGTTAAGTACTGGGAGGACGCGCGTGTACCATAACAAATAGAACAGTACATGAAGAACCAAAACCAAACTGAAGAGGCGCCAAATTAATTAATTCAAGAAGCGCGGCAGAGTCTGGCGCCAATAACCGCACCCGCCAAAATCTCCGTCCATATAATCACATCTCCAACCTCCCAATCTCCATCCCTCATCCTCCTTTCTCTCTCTACTCGATTTGTTCTTCCGAAATTACACAATGATGACTCCTGTGAAGAAAAGCTCCGCCATTAGGCCTGTAGAGTTCTACGGAAACTCCCTTCCCCGTCCTCGTTTCTTCGACAACCCTAAGTTCAACTCTCACCGCGTTGATCCTCCCCTCTCCGTGCTCGACCCGCTTCTCTCATGGGCCAGAGAGGCCCACTGGTCCATGGGTGGTCTCAACTTCAGGCGCCTCCGTCTCCAGGGCCGGATCGAAGGAAACGTCGACAAGCTCCGTGCTCAACTCGAGAAATCCACTCCGGCGAAACTCGAATCTGGAGATTCCGACAAGAAGAAGAAGAGATCTGACTACGATTACGATTACGATTCTCCCCCTGCGGCTCCTGTTGCTGTGAAACGAAGAAGGTACATAGATCTGAACGCTGACGACGATGACGAGGAGATCGGATCGGAAGATGAAGGTGTGGCTAGGATCAGGAGGAAACTCTCTGATGATTTCGATAGAGTCGCTGGAGAGAGCAAGATCGAAGTTGTTAAAGCTGGTAAGAAATCAATTGAATCGGGTTCAGAGGGGAAGAG
Proteins encoded:
- the LOC106312738 gene encoding trithorax group protein osa-like, with product MASGASGRVNPGSKGFDFGSDDILCSYDDFTNHDSSNGSNSDPAIGASNSNKEFHKTRMARSSVFPTGSYAPPEESLREELTATVERSMKKYSDNMMRFLEGLSSRLSQLELYCYNLDKTIGEMRSDLTRHNEVADVKLRSLDKHLQEVHRSVQVLRDKQELADTQKELARLQLVSKDSSSSSHSQHGEERVATPVPEHKKNENTSDAPNLQLALALPHQISPQPQQQQQQYYMPPATQLQNTPAPAPVPPPPSQPQAPPAQAHFMPPPAAPSHPSSAQTQSFPQYQQNWPPQPQARPQSSGAYQPYTPPAPPSNQSPVEPLPSSMQSPYGGPPQQSMQAYGYGAPPAQVPQQTKMSYSPQTGDGYPPSGPPPPGYANTMYEGGRIMQYPPSQPHQQQQQGHYMQGPPGGGYAPQQHQAGGGGNTGTPSPVLRSKYGELIEKLVSMGFRGDHVMTVIQRMEESGQAIDFNALLDRLSVQSSGGPPRGW
- the LOC106309877 gene encoding uncharacterized protein LOC106309877, whose translation is MMTPVKKSSAIRPVEFYGNSLPRPRFFDNPKFNSHRVDPPLSVLDPLLSWAREAHWSMGGLNFRRLRLQGRIEGNVDKLRAQLEKSTPAKLESGDSDKKKKRSDYDYDYDSPPAAPVAVKRRRYIDLNADDDDEEIGSEDEGVARIRRKLSDDFDRVAGESKIEVVKAGKKSIESGSEGKRLKEKKTQKVEETSSPRTSPRLAKPSSR